AACTCCTCGCTCCACTGGCGGGCTTCGAATTCGACCAGGAAAGGCTCCAGGTTGCGGTGCTTCTTGCCGTAGGCGAGGGAATGATAGGTGTAGGGCGGCAGGGCGCCTTCCAGGTTCGGCCGCCGGGGGAGCCGGCGGCTTTCGCCGGCCCGGACCAGGATGCACTTTTCGCTGCTCCCTTCTTCCTGAAAGAAGGTCTGCAACTGCACCTTGAATGCCTTGGCGATGCGCAGCAGGGTGGAGAGGGGCGGGATGACCTGCTCGTTTTCGATCTGCGAAAGGAGCGGCTTGGACAGGCCGGTCGCTTCGGCAAGATCCTGCAGGGTCAGCCGCCGCTCCTGGCGCAGGCGGCGGATCTTGAGGCCGATCTGCAGTTCCTTGACTTCTTCCCGGAAGGTGTCCATCGATTTGTTACCTCACTGTTTTTACAGGCGTTTCTACCCCGACGGAGTGGGCAAGTCAAGGTTTTTGTGGCGGCCCGCCGGTCGGCTGATTCTCAGGCTTGGATTTTGCCGGTCCCTTGTGCTATTCTGCCGTATACGTTTTTGTGATCATTTTCTGTATGGGCAGGAGAGAGCATTTGGAACAGTTTGCAAAGGTCAGGGGTGTCCTCTTCGACCTCGACGGAACCTTGCTTCAGGTCGAGATGCGCGAGTTCATCCCCGCCTATATCGAAGGGCTGGCGAAGCATTTTCCCGACGTGTCCGACCCCGCAGCCTTTGGCCGGGCGATCAGGGATTCGATCCGCGCCCTGCTGGCCAGCGAGGAAGGGGTGTTCAATAACGAGCAGTTCTTTCTCGCTACCCTTGGCCGCCAGCTCGGACTCGACGCGGCCCTTTGCGGCGAACGCCTGGCGCGCTATTGCGCCAACGGCATGGCCGGCCTCGAGACGCTCGTTCGCCCGCTGGCGCTCGCCCGCGACATCCTGGCGCGCTGTTTCGAGCGCGGCCTCAAGGTTGTCGTCGCCACCAACCCGGTCTTTCCCCGGCCGCTGGTCGAAGCCCGCCTGCGCTGGGCGGGAATCGCCGATTTCCCCTTCGACTACGTCACCACCTTCGACAACAGCCGCTACTGCAAGCCCCATCCCGGTTACTTCCGCGACGTCCTCGGCCAGCTCGGCCTGGCGCCGGAAGAGTGCGTCATGATCGGCAACGATACCGAGCACGACCTGGGCGCCCGTTCGGCCGGCATCCCCACATTTCTCGTCGACACCTGGCTGCTCGACCGGGCGAAGGGGCGCTACGAGACCGACTTCCGCGGCGGGCACCTGGATCTGTTCCGGTTCCTCGGCCAGTTGGGCGCTGCCGCCTAGATCTCCTTTTCCCTCCTTTCCCGAGAACCGACAGGCGACCCTCGCGGGCCGCCTTTTTTGTCGACCTTCCGCAAGCGGGGAGAGGGAAATCCTCCCGTGAAACTCAGTGGGCCAGGGAGTCGAGGAACAGAACGGCTGAAAGGATCAATGTCGCCAGGGTAGTCAGGTAGCCGTAGTAGGGGAAGCCCACCCTGCCATATCTTGAACGGGTCAGTGTCTTGTAGTTGTTGAGGTTTTTCAGGACATACCAGCGCAGATCGAAAAAACTGAGCCCCTTTTTTTCTGCCGCGAGCTCGCGCAGGATCATGAGGGTGAAGGCGAAGTTGGTGATGCCGGACAGCAGAAAAAGGATGCCGAAAAAAAGGGTCAAGGGG
This DNA window, taken from Desulfuromonadales bacterium, encodes the following:
- a CDS encoding XRE family transcriptional regulator, whose product is MDTFREEVKELQIGLKIRRLRQERRLTLQDLAEATGLSKPLLSQIENEQVIPPLSTLLRIAKAFKVQLQTFFQEEGSSEKCILVRAGESRRLPRRPNLEGALPPYTYHSLAYGKKHRNLEPFLVEFEARQWSEELQVSHEGEEFLFLLEGELELHYGEKVMTIGPGDSVYYDSSEPHGYVVRGEVRPRAVAVLFSRGG
- a CDS encoding HAD family hydrolase; this translates as MEQFAKVRGVLFDLDGTLLQVEMREFIPAYIEGLAKHFPDVSDPAAFGRAIRDSIRALLASEEGVFNNEQFFLATLGRQLGLDAALCGERLARYCANGMAGLETLVRPLALARDILARCFERGLKVVVATNPVFPRPLVEARLRWAGIADFPFDYVTTFDNSRYCKPHPGYFRDVLGQLGLAPEECVMIGNDTEHDLGARSAGIPTFLVDTWLLDRAKGRYETDFRGGHLDLFRFLGQLGAAA